Proteins encoded within one genomic window of Erinaceus europaeus chromosome 13, mEriEur2.1, whole genome shotgun sequence:
- the LRRC41 gene encoding leucine-rich repeat-containing protein 41 isoform X1, with the protein MAAPEAWRARSCWFCEVAAAKTMEATSREAAPAKSSASGPSAPPALFELCGRAVSAHMGVLESGVWALPGPILQSILPLLNIYYLERIEETALKKGLSTQAIWRRLWDELMKTRPSSLESVTCWRAKFMEAFFSHVLRGTIDVSSDRRLCDQRFSPLLHSSRHVRQLTICNMLQGATELVAEPNRRVLETLASSLHTLKFRHLLFSDVAAQQSLRQLLHQLIHHGAVSQVSLYSWPVPESALFILILTMSAGLWQPGPGGPPCRLCGEASRGRAPSRDEGSLLLGSRRPRRDAAERCAAALMASRRKSEAKQTARAAPATRVTRRSIQETLAAGSTDPKKELHPPATSCEALSTKRPPSAPATTSSASSSSTSSSKRGPASSASQPKPLKRFKRAAGKKGARTRQGSGAESEDLYDFVFIVAGEKEDGEEMEIGEVACGALDGSDPSCLGLPALEASQRFRSISTLELFTVPLSTEAALTLCHLLSSWVSLESLTLSYNGLGSNIFRLLDSLRALSGQAGCRLRALHLSDLFSPLPILELTRAIVRALPLLRILSIRVDHPSQRDNPSAPGNAGPPSHIIGDEEIPENCLEQLEMGFPRGAQPAPLLCSVLKASGSLQQLSLDSATFASPQDFGLVLQTLKEYNSTLKRLSFHDMNLADCQSEVLFLLQNLTLQEITFSFCRLFEKRPAQFLPEMVAAMKGNSTLKGLRLPGNRLGNAGLLALADVFSDDSSSSLCQLDISSNCIKPDGLLEFAKRLERWGRGAFGHLRLFQNWLDQDAVTAREAIRRLRATCHVVSDSWDSSQAFADYVSTM; encoded by the exons ATGGCGGCGCCCGAGGCCTGGCGCGCCCGGAGTTGCTGGTTCTGTGAGGTAGCGGCGGCAAAGACCATGGAGGCCACGTCCCGGGAGGCGGCGCCAGCGAAGAGCTCGGCCTCGGGCCCCAGCGCTCCCCCCGCCCTGTTCGAGCTGTGCGGGCGGGCGGTGAGCGCCCATATGGGGGTTCTGGAGAGCGGGGTGTGGG CCCTCCCAGGCCCAATACTGCAAAGCATCTTACCACTGCTCAATATATATTACTTGGAGAGGATTGAGGAAACTGCCCTCAAGAAag GCCTCTCAACTCAGGCCATCTGGCGCCGACTATGGGATGAACTGATGAAAACCAGACCTTCCAGTTTGGAA AGTGTGACCTGTTGGCGAGCAAAGTTTATGGAAGCTTTTTTTTCCCATGTCCTGCGTGGAACCATTGATGTGTCTTCTGACAGGCGTCTTTGTGACCAGCGATTCTCACCTCTTCTGCATAGCTCCCGCCATGTCCGACAGCTCACTATCTGCAACATGCTTCAGGGTGCAACTGAGCTGGTGGCAGAGCCCAACCGCAGGGTTCTGGAGACCCTGGCCAGCTCCCTGCATACCCTCAAGTTCCGCCACCTGCTGTTCTCTGATGTGGCTGCTCAGCAGTCACTTCGACAGCTGCTGCATCAGCTTATTCACCATGGGGCTGTTAGTCAGGTGTCACTGTACTCCTGGCCTGTGCCTGAGTCAGCACTTTTCATCCTTATTCTCACCATGAGTGCTGGCCTCTGGCAGCCAGGTCCTGGTGGCCCACCCTGTCGCCTTTGTGGAGAGGCCTCACGGGGCCGGGCTCCCTCTCGAGATGAAGGATCCCTGTTGCTGGGCTCCCGCCGGCCCCGCCGGGATGCTGCTGAGCGATGCGCTGCAGCCCTGATGGCCTCCCGGCGAAAAAGTGAAGCTAAGCAGACAGCCAGAGCTGCACCTGCCACTCGGGTGACACGCCGGAGCATACAGGAGACCCTGGCAGCAGGCAGTACAGACCCCAAGAAGGAGCTGCACCCACCAGCCACATCCTGTGAGGCACTTAGCACCAAGCGGCCACCCTCTGCTCCAGCCAccacctcctctgcctcctcctcttccacatcCTCATCCAAACGGGGCCCAGCTAGCTCAGCCTCTCAGCCTAAGCCCCTAAAGCGTTTTAAGAGAGCTGCAGGGAAGAAGGGTGCCCGCACCCGTCAGGGTTCTGGTGCAGAATCTGAAGACCTGTATGACTTTGTTTTCATTGTGGCTGGTGAGAAGGAGGATGGGGAAGAGATGGAGATTGGGGAAGTAGCCTGTGGAGCTCTGGATGGATCAGATCCCAGCTGCCTGGGGCTTCCAGCACTGGAGGCATCGCAAAGATTCCGCAGCATTTCCACCTTGGAACTATTTACAGTTCCACTCTCCACAGAGGCAGCCCTGACACTTTGCCACCTGCTGAGCTCCTGGGTGTCTCTGGAGAGCCTGACACTCTCCTATAATG GTCTAGGCTCTAACATCTTCCGTCTGCTGGACAGTCTGCGGGCCCTGTCAGGCCAGGCTGGATGCCGCCTGCGAGCCCTGCATCTTAGTGACCTGTTCTCACCACTGCCCATCCTGGAGCTGACACGTGCCATTGTGCGAGCCCTGCCCCTGCTGCGGATCCTCTCTATTCGTGTTGATCATCCCAGCCAGAGGGACAACCCTTCTGCACCAGGGAACGCAGGGCCCCCTAGCCACATAATTGGAGATGAAGAGATACCAG AAAACTGCCTGGAACAGTTGGAAATGGGATTTCCACGGGGAGCCCAGCCAGCACCATTGCTCTGCTCTGTACTGAAGGCCTCAGGTTCTCTGCAGCAACTGTCCCTGGATAGTGCCACCTTTGCCTCTCCCCAAGATTTTGGGCTTGTATTACAGACACTCAAAG AGTACAACTCAACCCTGAAGAGGCTGAGTTTCCATGACATGAATCTGGCTGACTGTCAGAGCGAGGTGCTGTTTTTGCTGCAGAATCTTACTCTGCAAG AGATTACCTTCTCCTTCTGTCGTCTGTTTGAGAAGCGTCCagctcaatttctgcctgagatgGTTGCTGCTATGAAGGGAAACTCCACACTGAAGGGCCTTCGGCTGCCTGGGAACCGTCTGG GAAATGCTGGTCTGTTGGCCCTGGCAGATGTGTTCTCAGACGATTCATCCTCCTCTCTGTGTCAGCTGGACATCAG TTCCAACTGTATCAAACCGGATGGGCTTCTCGAATTCGCCAAGCGGCTGGAGCGCTGGGGTCGTGGAGCGTTTGGTCACCTGCGTCTCTTCCAGAACTGGCTAGACCAGGATGCAG
- the LRRC41 gene encoding leucine-rich repeat-containing protein 41 isoform X3 yields MAAPEAWRARSCWFCEVAAAKTMEATSREAAPAKSSASGPSAPPALFELCGRAVSAHMGVLESGVWALPGPILQSILPLLNIYYLERIEETALKKGLSTQAIWRRLWDELMKTRPSSLESVTCWRAKFMEAFFSHVLRGTIDVSSDRRLCDQRFSPLLHSSRHVRQLTICNMLQGATELVAEPNRRVLETLASSLHTLKFRHLLFSDVAAQQSLRQLLHQLIHHGAVSQVSLYSWPVPESALFILILTMSAGLWQPGPGGPPCRLCGEASRGRAPSRDEGSLLLGSRRPRRDAAERCAAALMASRRKSEAKQTARAAPATRVTRRSIQETLAAGSTDPKKELHPPATSCEALSTKRPPSAPATTSSASSSSTSSSKRGPASSASQPKPLKRFKRAAGKKGARTRQGSGAESEDLYDFVFIVAGEKEDGEEMEIGEVACGALDGSDPSCLGLPALEASQRFRSISTLELFTVPLSTEAALTLCHLLSSWVSLESLTLSYNGLGSNIFRLLDSLRALSGQAGCRLRALHLSDLFSPLPILELTRAIVRALPLLRILSIRVDHPSQRDNPSAPGNAGPPSHIIGDEEIPGNAGLLALADVFSDDSSSSLCQLDISSNCIKPDGLLEFAKRLERWGRGAFGHLRLFQNWLDQDAVTAREAIRRLRATCHVVSDSWDSSQAFADYVSTM; encoded by the exons ATGGCGGCGCCCGAGGCCTGGCGCGCCCGGAGTTGCTGGTTCTGTGAGGTAGCGGCGGCAAAGACCATGGAGGCCACGTCCCGGGAGGCGGCGCCAGCGAAGAGCTCGGCCTCGGGCCCCAGCGCTCCCCCCGCCCTGTTCGAGCTGTGCGGGCGGGCGGTGAGCGCCCATATGGGGGTTCTGGAGAGCGGGGTGTGGG CCCTCCCAGGCCCAATACTGCAAAGCATCTTACCACTGCTCAATATATATTACTTGGAGAGGATTGAGGAAACTGCCCTCAAGAAag GCCTCTCAACTCAGGCCATCTGGCGCCGACTATGGGATGAACTGATGAAAACCAGACCTTCCAGTTTGGAA AGTGTGACCTGTTGGCGAGCAAAGTTTATGGAAGCTTTTTTTTCCCATGTCCTGCGTGGAACCATTGATGTGTCTTCTGACAGGCGTCTTTGTGACCAGCGATTCTCACCTCTTCTGCATAGCTCCCGCCATGTCCGACAGCTCACTATCTGCAACATGCTTCAGGGTGCAACTGAGCTGGTGGCAGAGCCCAACCGCAGGGTTCTGGAGACCCTGGCCAGCTCCCTGCATACCCTCAAGTTCCGCCACCTGCTGTTCTCTGATGTGGCTGCTCAGCAGTCACTTCGACAGCTGCTGCATCAGCTTATTCACCATGGGGCTGTTAGTCAGGTGTCACTGTACTCCTGGCCTGTGCCTGAGTCAGCACTTTTCATCCTTATTCTCACCATGAGTGCTGGCCTCTGGCAGCCAGGTCCTGGTGGCCCACCCTGTCGCCTTTGTGGAGAGGCCTCACGGGGCCGGGCTCCCTCTCGAGATGAAGGATCCCTGTTGCTGGGCTCCCGCCGGCCCCGCCGGGATGCTGCTGAGCGATGCGCTGCAGCCCTGATGGCCTCCCGGCGAAAAAGTGAAGCTAAGCAGACAGCCAGAGCTGCACCTGCCACTCGGGTGACACGCCGGAGCATACAGGAGACCCTGGCAGCAGGCAGTACAGACCCCAAGAAGGAGCTGCACCCACCAGCCACATCCTGTGAGGCACTTAGCACCAAGCGGCCACCCTCTGCTCCAGCCAccacctcctctgcctcctcctcttccacatcCTCATCCAAACGGGGCCCAGCTAGCTCAGCCTCTCAGCCTAAGCCCCTAAAGCGTTTTAAGAGAGCTGCAGGGAAGAAGGGTGCCCGCACCCGTCAGGGTTCTGGTGCAGAATCTGAAGACCTGTATGACTTTGTTTTCATTGTGGCTGGTGAGAAGGAGGATGGGGAAGAGATGGAGATTGGGGAAGTAGCCTGTGGAGCTCTGGATGGATCAGATCCCAGCTGCCTGGGGCTTCCAGCACTGGAGGCATCGCAAAGATTCCGCAGCATTTCCACCTTGGAACTATTTACAGTTCCACTCTCCACAGAGGCAGCCCTGACACTTTGCCACCTGCTGAGCTCCTGGGTGTCTCTGGAGAGCCTGACACTCTCCTATAATG GTCTAGGCTCTAACATCTTCCGTCTGCTGGACAGTCTGCGGGCCCTGTCAGGCCAGGCTGGATGCCGCCTGCGAGCCCTGCATCTTAGTGACCTGTTCTCACCACTGCCCATCCTGGAGCTGACACGTGCCATTGTGCGAGCCCTGCCCCTGCTGCGGATCCTCTCTATTCGTGTTGATCATCCCAGCCAGAGGGACAACCCTTCTGCACCAGGGAACGCAGGGCCCCCTAGCCACATAATTGGAGATGAAGAGATACCAG GAAATGCTGGTCTGTTGGCCCTGGCAGATGTGTTCTCAGACGATTCATCCTCCTCTCTGTGTCAGCTGGACATCAG TTCCAACTGTATCAAACCGGATGGGCTTCTCGAATTCGCCAAGCGGCTGGAGCGCTGGGGTCGTGGAGCGTTTGGTCACCTGCGTCTCTTCCAGAACTGGCTAGACCAGGATGCAG
- the LRRC41 gene encoding leucine-rich repeat-containing protein 41 isoform X2, producing the protein MAAPEAWRARSCWFCEVAAAKTMEATSREAAPAKSSASGPSAPPALFELCGRAVSAHMGVLESGVWALPGPILQSILPLLNIYYLERIEETALKKGLSTQAIWRRLWDELMKTRPSSLESVTCWRAKFMEAFFSHVLRGTIDVSSDRRLCDQRFSPLLHSSRHVRQLTICNMLQGATELVAEPNRRVLETLASSLHTLKFRHLLFSDVAAQQSLRQLLHQLIHHGAVSQVSLYSWPVPESALFILILTMSAGLWQPGPGGPPCRLCGEASRGRAPSRDEGSLLLGSRRPRRDAAERCAAALMASRRKSEAKQTARAAPATRVTRRSIQETLAAGSTDPKKELHPPATSCEALSTKRPPSAPATTSSASSSSTSSSKRGPASSASQPKPLKRFKRAAGKKGARTRQGSGAESEDLYDFVFIVAGEKEDGEEMEIGEVACGALDGSDPSCLGLPALEASQRFRSISTLELFTVPLSTEAALTLCHLLSSWVSLESLTLSYNGLGSNIFRLLDSLRALSGQAGCRLRALHLSDLFSPLPILELTRAIVRALPLLRILSIRVDHPSQRDNPSAPGNAGPPSHIIGDEEIPENCLEQLEMGFPRGAQPAPLLCSVLKASGSLQQLSLDSATFASPQDFGLVLQTLKEYNSTLKRLSFHDMNLADCQSEVLFLLQNLTLQGNAGLLALADVFSDDSSSSLCQLDISSNCIKPDGLLEFAKRLERWGRGAFGHLRLFQNWLDQDAVTAREAIRRLRATCHVVSDSWDSSQAFADYVSTM; encoded by the exons ATGGCGGCGCCCGAGGCCTGGCGCGCCCGGAGTTGCTGGTTCTGTGAGGTAGCGGCGGCAAAGACCATGGAGGCCACGTCCCGGGAGGCGGCGCCAGCGAAGAGCTCGGCCTCGGGCCCCAGCGCTCCCCCCGCCCTGTTCGAGCTGTGCGGGCGGGCGGTGAGCGCCCATATGGGGGTTCTGGAGAGCGGGGTGTGGG CCCTCCCAGGCCCAATACTGCAAAGCATCTTACCACTGCTCAATATATATTACTTGGAGAGGATTGAGGAAACTGCCCTCAAGAAag GCCTCTCAACTCAGGCCATCTGGCGCCGACTATGGGATGAACTGATGAAAACCAGACCTTCCAGTTTGGAA AGTGTGACCTGTTGGCGAGCAAAGTTTATGGAAGCTTTTTTTTCCCATGTCCTGCGTGGAACCATTGATGTGTCTTCTGACAGGCGTCTTTGTGACCAGCGATTCTCACCTCTTCTGCATAGCTCCCGCCATGTCCGACAGCTCACTATCTGCAACATGCTTCAGGGTGCAACTGAGCTGGTGGCAGAGCCCAACCGCAGGGTTCTGGAGACCCTGGCCAGCTCCCTGCATACCCTCAAGTTCCGCCACCTGCTGTTCTCTGATGTGGCTGCTCAGCAGTCACTTCGACAGCTGCTGCATCAGCTTATTCACCATGGGGCTGTTAGTCAGGTGTCACTGTACTCCTGGCCTGTGCCTGAGTCAGCACTTTTCATCCTTATTCTCACCATGAGTGCTGGCCTCTGGCAGCCAGGTCCTGGTGGCCCACCCTGTCGCCTTTGTGGAGAGGCCTCACGGGGCCGGGCTCCCTCTCGAGATGAAGGATCCCTGTTGCTGGGCTCCCGCCGGCCCCGCCGGGATGCTGCTGAGCGATGCGCTGCAGCCCTGATGGCCTCCCGGCGAAAAAGTGAAGCTAAGCAGACAGCCAGAGCTGCACCTGCCACTCGGGTGACACGCCGGAGCATACAGGAGACCCTGGCAGCAGGCAGTACAGACCCCAAGAAGGAGCTGCACCCACCAGCCACATCCTGTGAGGCACTTAGCACCAAGCGGCCACCCTCTGCTCCAGCCAccacctcctctgcctcctcctcttccacatcCTCATCCAAACGGGGCCCAGCTAGCTCAGCCTCTCAGCCTAAGCCCCTAAAGCGTTTTAAGAGAGCTGCAGGGAAGAAGGGTGCCCGCACCCGTCAGGGTTCTGGTGCAGAATCTGAAGACCTGTATGACTTTGTTTTCATTGTGGCTGGTGAGAAGGAGGATGGGGAAGAGATGGAGATTGGGGAAGTAGCCTGTGGAGCTCTGGATGGATCAGATCCCAGCTGCCTGGGGCTTCCAGCACTGGAGGCATCGCAAAGATTCCGCAGCATTTCCACCTTGGAACTATTTACAGTTCCACTCTCCACAGAGGCAGCCCTGACACTTTGCCACCTGCTGAGCTCCTGGGTGTCTCTGGAGAGCCTGACACTCTCCTATAATG GTCTAGGCTCTAACATCTTCCGTCTGCTGGACAGTCTGCGGGCCCTGTCAGGCCAGGCTGGATGCCGCCTGCGAGCCCTGCATCTTAGTGACCTGTTCTCACCACTGCCCATCCTGGAGCTGACACGTGCCATTGTGCGAGCCCTGCCCCTGCTGCGGATCCTCTCTATTCGTGTTGATCATCCCAGCCAGAGGGACAACCCTTCTGCACCAGGGAACGCAGGGCCCCCTAGCCACATAATTGGAGATGAAGAGATACCAG AAAACTGCCTGGAACAGTTGGAAATGGGATTTCCACGGGGAGCCCAGCCAGCACCATTGCTCTGCTCTGTACTGAAGGCCTCAGGTTCTCTGCAGCAACTGTCCCTGGATAGTGCCACCTTTGCCTCTCCCCAAGATTTTGGGCTTGTATTACAGACACTCAAAG AGTACAACTCAACCCTGAAGAGGCTGAGTTTCCATGACATGAATCTGGCTGACTGTCAGAGCGAGGTGCTGTTTTTGCTGCAGAATCTTACTCTGCAAG GAAATGCTGGTCTGTTGGCCCTGGCAGATGTGTTCTCAGACGATTCATCCTCCTCTCTGTGTCAGCTGGACATCAG TTCCAACTGTATCAAACCGGATGGGCTTCTCGAATTCGCCAAGCGGCTGGAGCGCTGGGGTCGTGGAGCGTTTGGTCACCTGCGTCTCTTCCAGAACTGGCTAGACCAGGATGCAG